Proteins from one Flammeovirgaceae bacterium genomic window:
- the rodA gene encoding rod shape-determining protein RodA translates to MRRGSDIYGNLDWPTIFIYAALVILGWFNIYAAVYDDTVSQTIWDLSLNSGRQLIFIAASMVIIMGIIIIDMRFYEAFAYVAYAIIILLLVLVPIIGKEVGGNKAWLGVGSFGVQPSEFAKFITALALAKMIGAVGFRMDNSRNQAMLLGLIGLPMAMVLLQKDTGTALVFTSFVLVLFREGMSPFLMIVGICAAFIFILTLLVPNQLYLHGGIVLGLVLLIAFGKKKLKRIAALVVGAVIIMGVIESVDYVITDVLKPHQQNRIKALINPDADPLGYGWNVTQSKIAIGSGGFFGKGFLKGTQTKFDFVPEQSTDFIFCTIGEEWGWIGSLVVVALFMALLLRVVFIAERQKSRFARAYGYGVASIFFFHFAVNIGMTIGLFPVIGIPLPFFSYGGSALWGFTALLFILLKLDAHRGQVLQRL, encoded by the coding sequence TTGAGAAGGGGCAGCGACATATATGGCAACCTGGATTGGCCCACCATCTTTATCTATGCGGCACTCGTCATCCTGGGATGGTTTAACATCTATGCGGCCGTTTACGATGATACGGTAAGCCAAACCATTTGGGACCTGTCACTGAACTCGGGAAGGCAATTGATTTTTATTGCCGCCTCCATGGTGATCATCATGGGGATCATTATCATTGACATGCGCTTCTATGAGGCATTTGCCTACGTAGCGTATGCCATTATCATCCTGTTGCTGGTCCTTGTGCCCATCATTGGAAAAGAGGTAGGGGGCAATAAAGCATGGCTGGGCGTGGGTTCGTTTGGCGTCCAGCCTTCCGAGTTTGCGAAGTTTATAACGGCCTTGGCGTTGGCAAAGATGATTGGTGCCGTGGGGTTCAGAATGGACAACAGTCGAAACCAGGCCATGTTGTTGGGGCTCATTGGCCTGCCCATGGCCATGGTCCTCCTTCAGAAAGACACCGGCACGGCACTGGTGTTCACCTCTTTTGTGCTCGTCCTCTTCCGGGAAGGGATGTCCCCTTTTTTGATGATCGTAGGGATATGCGCGGCATTTATTTTCATCCTCACCCTGTTGGTGCCCAACCAGCTTTACCTTCATGGGGGCATAGTTTTGGGCCTGGTGTTGCTGATTGCCTTTGGAAAGAAGAAGCTCAAGCGCATCGCTGCGCTGGTGGTGGGGGCGGTCATCATTATGGGCGTGATAGAAAGCGTGGACTATGTGATTACCGATGTATTGAAACCGCACCAGCAAAACAGGATTAAGGCCCTGATAAACCCGGATGCCGACCCGCTCGGCTATGGGTGGAACGTGACCCAATCAAAAATCGCGATTGGCAGCGGGGGTTTTTTTGGAAAGGGTTTTTTAAAAGGCACCCAGACAAAATTTGACTTTGTGCCGGAACAAAGCACGGATTTTATTTTCTGTACGATCGGGGAAGAGTGGGGATGGATCGGCAGCTTGGTGGTGGTGGCATTGTTCATGGCCCTGCTGTTGAGGGTCGTTTTTATAGCCGAACGGCAAAAGAGCAGGTTTGCCAGGGCCTATGGCTATGGGGTGGCGAGCATTTTCTTTTTCCACTTTGCCGTCAACATCGGGATGACCATAGGATTGTTTCCCGTGATTGGCATTCCGCTGCCCTTCTTTAGCTATGGTGGCTCTGCCCTGTGGGGGTTCACTGCCCTTTTGTTTATCCTCTTGAAGTTGGATGCCCACCGGGGCCAGGTCCTGCAGCGGCTTTGA
- a CDS encoding (2Fe-2S)-binding protein yields the protein MVKIVIENLDRKEVVVNNCSKTVLNHLQDHFLDWMHACGAKGRCTTCKMIVVDGIENLSGFTEAESRYKKRGELHENERLACQAKANGNIVIRVPRSGKLPHMNYSG from the coding sequence ATGGTAAAGATAGTGATAGAAAACCTCGACAGGAAGGAAGTGGTGGTTAACAATTGTTCAAAAACAGTCTTAAACCACTTGCAAGATCATTTTTTGGACTGGATGCACGCCTGTGGCGCCAAAGGCCGATGCACCACCTGCAAAATGATAGTGGTGGATGGAATTGAAAACCTGAGCGGGTTTACCGAAGCGGAGTCCCGGTATAAAAAGAGGGGGGAACTCCACGAAAACGAACGGCTGGCCTGCCAGGCAAAAGCAAATGGCAATATTGTGATAAGGGTGCCCCGGTCAGGGAAGCTGCCGCACATGAATTATTCAGGGTAA
- a CDS encoding rod shape-determining protein, which yields MGLFDFFTQDIAIDLGTANTLIIHKDKIVVDEPSIIAIDKNTNKVLAIGREAMQMHEKTHDNIKTIRPLKEGVIADFHAAEMMIRGMIKMIDTGKKLFPPSLRMVICIPSGITEVEKRAVRDSAEHANAKEVYMIHEPIAAAIGIGIDIEQPVGNMIVDIGGGTTDIAVIALSGIVCDQSIRIAGDTFNRDILDYMRRQHNLLIGERSAERVKIEVGSALTELDDGPDDYEIRGRDLMTGIPKTIKISYSEVAFALDKSISKLEEAVLKALEISPPELSADIYERGIYLTGGGALLRGLDKRIALKTKLPIHVADDALRAVVRGTGQALKNLPHFKPVLMT from the coding sequence ATGGGACTTTTCGACTTTTTTACGCAGGATATAGCCATTGACCTTGGCACGGCAAACACCCTCATTATCCATAAAGACAAGATTGTGGTGGATGAGCCTTCCATTATTGCGATAGACAAAAACACCAACAAAGTGCTGGCCATAGGAAGGGAGGCCATGCAGATGCACGAAAAGACCCATGACAATATCAAGACCATCCGCCCGCTGAAGGAGGGCGTGATCGCAGACTTCCACGCTGCCGAAATGATGATCAGGGGCATGATCAAAATGATCGATACGGGAAAGAAACTATTCCCGCCTTCCCTCAGGATGGTCATTTGTATCCCTTCGGGCATTACGGAAGTGGAGAAAAGGGCCGTGCGCGACTCCGCGGAACATGCCAATGCAAAAGAGGTGTACATGATACACGAGCCCATTGCTGCCGCCATCGGCATAGGCATAGACATAGAGCAGCCCGTGGGCAATATGATCGTGGACATTGGTGGCGGGACCACCGATATTGCCGTGATTGCCTTGTCGGGGATTGTCTGCGACCAGTCCATCCGCATTGCAGGGGATACCTTTAACCGGGACATCCTCGACTATATGCGCAGGCAGCACAACCTGTTGATTGGGGAGCGGTCTGCGGAGCGGGTGAAAATAGAAGTGGGCTCGGCCTTGACGGAGCTGGACGATGGCCCTGACGACTATGAGATCCGCGGCCGCGATTTGATGACAGGGATACCCAAGACGATTAAAATATCCTATTCGGAAGTGGCGTTTGCCCTGGACAAGTCCATCTCCAAACTGGAGGAGGCGGTGCTAAAGGCATTGGAAATATCCCCTCCCGAGCTCTCTGCGGATATTTACGAACGTGGGATTTACCTTACCGGTGGCGGGGCGCTTCTGCGGGGGTTGGACAAGCGCATAGCCTTGAAGACCAAATTGCCCATACACGTGGCCGATGACGCGCTGCGGGCCGTGGTGAGGGGAACGGGACAGGCCCTTAAAAACCTGCCACATTTCAAACCTGTATTGATGACTTGA
- the mreC gene encoding rod shape-determining protein MreC encodes MGRLFYFFYQYRAFFTFLALEFCAAWLIVRNNQYQSTKFFNSSNRLAANIIGTAQGVREYFSLRKINVELAEENARLRTRLEQRNQSLYHLDVREIDDPGIINRFDFVSAKVIDNSTGRFKNYITINKGSLDGIAPGMAAISTAGAVGKVKSVSGHYAVLISLLNTGEFTSSVIKRTNHFGSINWNGKDPRYSQLNFIPRHAHPVVGDTVVTSGYNAVFPQGILIGVIAEVGLGPEAQFYDLKVKLAQDFSSLAFVEIIRNNLMAERDSLEQATIGPPK; translated from the coding sequence ATGGGAAGGCTCTTTTACTTTTTTTACCAGTATAGGGCTTTTTTCACATTCCTGGCATTGGAGTTTTGTGCTGCCTGGTTGATTGTGCGGAACAACCAATACCAAAGCACTAAGTTTTTTAATTCTTCAAACCGGCTGGCCGCCAATATCATTGGCACGGCACAGGGCGTTAGGGAGTATTTTTCGCTCAGGAAGATAAACGTGGAGCTGGCGGAGGAAAACGCCCGGCTACGGACCCGCCTGGAGCAGCGCAACCAAAGCCTTTACCACCTGGACGTAAGGGAAATCGATGACCCCGGGATCATTAACCGTTTTGACTTCGTGAGTGCCAAAGTGATCGACAATTCCACCGGGCGGTTTAAAAACTATATTACCATCAACAAGGGTTCGTTGGATGGCATTGCCCCGGGAATGGCGGCAATCAGCACGGCAGGTGCGGTGGGAAAAGTAAAATCGGTATCCGGCCATTATGCGGTGCTCATTTCATTGTTGAATACCGGGGAGTTTACCTCCTCGGTCATCAAAAGGACAAACCACTTTGGCTCCATCAACTGGAACGGGAAAGACCCCCGGTACAGCCAGTTGAACTTTATCCCCCGCCATGCCCATCCCGTGGTAGGCGATACGGTGGTCACCTCCGGATATAATGCCGTTTTTCCACAAGGCATTTTAATAGGCGTGATCGCAGAGGTGGGCCTGGGGCCGGAGGCACAGTTTTACGATTTGAAAGTGAAGCTGGCACAGGATTTTTCAAGCCTGGCATTTGTGGAAATTATCCGCAACAACCTTATGGCAGAGCGCGATTCCCTCGAACAGGCAACGATAGGCCCACCAAAATGA
- a CDS encoding Rod shape-determining protein MreD: MPIETNILLLMALGFVMGFLVDVFYDSLGMHASALVLVAFVRNFWLSRITPQGGYDAGEGPTLAANGLQWFFIYAFPLVFIHHFALFFIEAGGFGLLWYTFSKVFFSTIFTFLTVLLLQYMLPGQRRS; encoded by the coding sequence CTGCCCATCGAAACCAATATTTTGCTGTTGATGGCATTGGGTTTTGTAATGGGCTTTCTGGTAGACGTCTTTTACGATAGCCTCGGCATGCACGCTTCCGCACTGGTGTTGGTGGCGTTCGTCAGGAATTTTTGGTTGTCGCGCATTACTCCCCAGGGGGGATATGATGCCGGTGAAGGGCCTACCTTGGCCGCCAACGGGCTGCAATGGTTTTTCATCTATGCCTTCCCCCTTGTTTTCATCCACCACTTTGCCCTTTTCTTTATTGAAGCAGGGGGGTTTGGCCTGCTGTGGTACACCTTTTCAAAAGTATTTTTTAGCACTATCTTTACTTTTCTTACAGTGCTGCTGCTGCAGTACATGCTGCCTGGGCAACGAAGATCATGA
- a CDS encoding T9SS type A sorting domain-containing protein, with amino-acid sequence MKRMKYFYGTLLGLLCGTAAWPQENIPIGTWRPHLSFNNLNALAVAPGHVYAANGVGVLDFDKAGQEVVVVSKVDGLSSAEISTIAYDSQRKMLLVAFENGLINIIEGNTVSVFDNLAISPAIPGSRKVNHIGVHNDLAYLSTDFGVVVFDLEKREVKETYRDLSDTGENLGVNSSAVSGDSLYLATAQGVLAGAMDGTSNLLDFRSWKRYVQGAMNSNIASITNFNGMVYAAINQQGVFLLQNGSWAQQPYLQTATFRKMSSPFNALFITTADKVWSVDGAGLKEVGAGSITNPDEAITDSEGVVWVADGNKGLLFIKDGTVNQVKPNGPSSNAQWRVTYSQGRVLASHGGYTPLLQPLGNISKADQFVNGQWGEINSGLKSDITDQEISAGATYVSSFGFGLEKTTASGSMVFDDSNSPLQKAPPLGLVLVPSIAASSDGIWVANYGVFPSLHWLSHSNDWQSFPINRPQAQFPVDLLVDKVGHVWMVVDPLKGGGIVVYDKNENRNVYLSDVPGKGGLPSAVVKSMANDRDGQVWVGTDKGVAYFPSPQSVFDPVVDAVRPIFENRYLLRDETVTAIAVDGGNRKWLGTNNGIWLFGPSGEEVVYNFTTNNSPLLSNTITSVAIDPNSGEVFIGTDKGMASFRSAATASTNRFGEVKIFPNPVSADFTGPVAINGLYTDAIVKITDISGKLVWQAQAHGGTATWDARQVNGRRVSPGIYLVFATAEDGTERHVGKIAVIE; translated from the coding sequence ATGAAGCGGATGAAATATTTTTATGGCACCTTGCTGGGCCTGCTGTGTGGCACTGCTGCATGGCCTCAGGAAAATATTCCGATAGGAACATGGCGGCCCCACCTTTCGTTCAACAACCTAAACGCCCTGGCCGTTGCGCCCGGCCATGTGTATGCGGCCAATGGCGTGGGGGTCCTCGACTTTGACAAGGCCGGCCAGGAAGTGGTGGTGGTTTCCAAGGTTGACGGATTGAGCAGTGCCGAAATCTCCACAATTGCTTATGATAGCCAGCGAAAAATGTTGTTGGTGGCTTTTGAAAACGGGCTGATAAACATTATTGAAGGCAATACGGTTTCGGTTTTCGACAACCTGGCCATTTCACCGGCCATTCCCGGTTCGCGCAAGGTCAACCACATAGGGGTGCACAATGACCTGGCCTACCTCTCTACGGATTTTGGCGTGGTGGTATTTGATTTGGAAAAGAGGGAAGTAAAAGAAACATACCGCGACCTGAGCGATACCGGTGAAAATTTGGGGGTCAACAGCTCGGCAGTTTCCGGGGACTCCCTTTACCTGGCCACCGCACAGGGGGTATTGGCCGGTGCCATGGATGGCACAAGTAATTTGCTGGATTTTAGGAGTTGGAAGAGGTATGTGCAAGGGGCCATGAATTCCAATATTGCCTCCATTACAAACTTTAACGGAATGGTATATGCCGCAATAAACCAACAAGGGGTTTTTTTGCTGCAAAACGGGTCTTGGGCCCAACAACCTTATTTGCAGACGGCCACCTTCAGGAAAATGTCAAGCCCGTTCAATGCTTTGTTTATCACCACGGCCGATAAGGTTTGGTCCGTGGATGGGGCAGGCCTTAAGGAGGTTGGGGCAGGCTCAATAACCAATCCCGATGAAGCCATCACCGACAGCGAGGGCGTGGTGTGGGTGGCTGACGGAAACAAAGGACTGCTCTTTATAAAAGACGGTACGGTAAACCAGGTGAAGCCCAATGGCCCATCTTCCAATGCGCAATGGAGGGTTACCTACTCGCAGGGTAGGGTGTTGGCCAGCCATGGTGGCTATACCCCTTTGTTGCAGCCCCTGGGCAATATTTCAAAAGCCGACCAATTTGTAAATGGGCAGTGGGGGGAAATAAATTCCGGACTGAAGTCGGACATAACCGACCAGGAAATAAGTGCGGGCGCCACCTATGTTTCCTCCTTTGGGTTCGGCCTGGAAAAAACAACCGCCAGCGGTTCGATGGTTTTTGACGATTCGAACAGTCCCCTGCAAAAAGCACCGCCATTGGGCCTGGTGCTGGTCCCATCGATAGCGGCCTCATCAGACGGGATATGGGTGGCAAATTATGGGGTGTTCCCCTCGCTGCATTGGCTCTCCCATTCCAACGACTGGCAATCGTTTCCCATCAATCGGCCCCAGGCGCAATTTCCGGTTGACCTTTTGGTGGACAAGGTTGGCCATGTATGGATGGTGGTGGACCCTTTGAAGGGCGGGGGGATTGTAGTGTACGACAAAAATGAAAACAGGAATGTTTATCTCTCGGACGTGCCTGGCAAAGGCGGCTTGCCATCAGCGGTGGTAAAGTCAATGGCCAATGACCGCGATGGCCAGGTGTGGGTAGGTACCGACAAGGGGGTGGCTTATTTTCCCAGCCCCCAAAGTGTGTTTGATCCGGTTGTGGATGCCGTTAGGCCAATTTTTGAAAACCGGTACCTTCTCAGGGACGAAACCGTTACCGCCATTGCGGTAGATGGGGGCAACAGGAAGTGGTTAGGCACAAACAATGGCATATGGTTGTTTGGGCCGTCCGGTGAGGAAGTGGTTTATAATTTTACCACCAACAACAGCCCATTGCTTTCCAATACCATAACTTCCGTGGCCATTGACCCAAACAGTGGGGAGGTTTTTATCGGTACGGACAAGGGGATGGCGTCCTTTCGGTCTGCGGCCACGGCCAGCACCAACCGTTTCGGGGAGGTGAAAATATTCCCTAACCCGGTAAGTGCCGATTTCACCGGCCCGGTGGCCATTAATGGGTTGTACACCGATGCCATTGTAAAAATCACCGATATCAGCGGCAAGCTGGTTTGGCAGGCACAGGCCCATGGTGGCACCGCCACCTGGGATGCAAGGCAGGTGAACGGCAGGCGGGTAAGCCCCGGCATATACCTTGTGTTTGCCACGGCCGAAGATGGCACGGAAAGGCATGTAGGCAAAATAGCTGTAATAGAGTAA
- the mrdA gene encoding penicillin-binding protein 2, translating into MNEGRKEILQIIFILTGLVFLVKLFSIQVLDNRYAELADSNAILKEVEYPFRGLIYDRNHKLIVYNTPEFDINVIQKDIKGFDSAKFCRVFQMSRGELRKRFKEMKARKEYSPYKPTLFIDRLSNEEFARVQDHLDEFPGLYVQARTTRSYTTPALANALGYVSEVSKGQLERDKSGIYKQGDYIGQSGIESFYEEQLRGKRGVKFKLRNVRGIEKGSFKEGAYDTLSIPGMDLVSSIDIDLQQYGERLMKGKSGSIVAIEPATGEILSLVSGPSYDPNLLTGRNYSSNFVLISNDTLKPLFTRPLMAQYRPGSIFKIAQAMTALQEGVITPETRIYCDRSIIACHGDHTYEDLRGAIANSCNPYFHGVLRRMLNKGISNDPYEDTRIGLEEWNRHIRSFGFGEPLGVDLPNEKGGLIPTPAYYDKAYNNRPWKFSNIYSLAIGEGENLVVPLQMANFAAIVANRGFYYTPHLVKAIGNDGPLPQYREKKFTTIDSAYFNVAVDAMQRVVESGTGQYRAKLQDIIVCGKTGTVQNDPLPAHSVFIAFAPRDNPKIAVSVYVEDAGQGARAAASIASLMIEKYLLGGTKRPYIEQYVLNGQFLY; encoded by the coding sequence ATGAACGAAGGGAGGAAAGAAATACTACAAATCATTTTTATTCTGACGGGGCTGGTTTTTTTGGTAAAGCTATTCTCCATTCAGGTGCTTGACAACAGGTATGCCGAGCTGGCCGACAGCAATGCGATACTGAAAGAAGTCGAGTATCCTTTCCGTGGCCTCATCTACGACAGGAACCACAAGCTGATCGTCTATAACACGCCTGAATTCGACATCAATGTAATCCAAAAGGACATTAAAGGTTTCGATTCGGCAAAGTTTTGTCGGGTTTTTCAAATGTCCAGGGGCGAATTGCGGAAAAGGTTCAAGGAAATGAAGGCCCGCAAGGAGTACTCCCCTTATAAGCCAACCTTGTTTATCGACAGGCTTTCCAATGAGGAGTTTGCCCGGGTGCAGGACCACCTGGACGAATTCCCGGGGCTGTACGTGCAGGCGCGTACCACAAGGTCGTACACTACCCCTGCGCTGGCCAATGCATTGGGGTATGTGAGCGAGGTGTCGAAAGGGCAACTGGAGAGGGACAAATCGGGAATTTACAAACAGGGCGATTACATCGGACAAAGCGGGATAGAATCTTTCTATGAAGAACAACTGCGCGGCAAACGTGGGGTAAAATTCAAACTGAGGAATGTCCGGGGCATTGAAAAGGGGTCTTTCAAAGAAGGTGCCTATGATACCCTGTCCATACCCGGCATGGATTTGGTCAGCAGCATCGATATCGACTTGCAGCAGTATGGCGAGCGGCTCATGAAGGGAAAGTCGGGAAGTATAGTGGCCATTGAGCCGGCCACCGGGGAGATACTTTCATTGGTATCGGGCCCATCTTATGACCCCAACCTTCTTACCGGAAGGAATTACAGTTCCAATTTTGTGTTGATAAGCAATGACACCCTGAAGCCATTGTTTACGAGGCCTTTGATGGCGCAATACAGGCCCGGGTCGATTTTTAAAATTGCCCAGGCCATGACGGCCCTTCAGGAGGGGGTGATCACCCCGGAGACCCGGATTTACTGCGACCGGTCGATAATCGCCTGCCATGGCGACCACACTTACGAGGACTTGCGCGGGGCCATTGCCAACTCCTGCAACCCATACTTTCATGGGGTGCTCAGGAGGATGTTGAACAAAGGCATTTCAAACGACCCTTATGAAGATACGCGGATTGGCCTTGAAGAGTGGAACAGGCACATCAGAAGCTTTGGTTTTGGGGAGCCCCTGGGCGTGGACCTGCCCAACGAGAAGGGAGGCCTCATCCCCACCCCGGCCTATTATGACAAAGCCTATAACAACCGCCCCTGGAAGTTTTCAAATATTTATTCATTGGCGATTGGCGAAGGCGAGAACCTGGTGGTGCCCCTTCAAATGGCAAACTTTGCGGCCATTGTTGCCAACCGGGGCTTTTACTATACGCCACACCTGGTCAAGGCAATAGGCAATGATGGCCCCCTGCCCCAATACAGGGAGAAGAAATTCACAACCATCGATTCGGCATATTTTAATGTGGCCGTTGATGCCATGCAACGGGTGGTGGAATCGGGCACCGGCCAATACCGGGCAAAACTGCAGGACATTATTGTCTGCGGCAAAACAGGGACCGTGCAAAACGACCCGCTGCCGGCACATTCCGTCTTCATTGCTTTTGCCCCCCGCGACAATCCCAAAATTGCCGTATCCGTGTATGTGGAAGATGCCGGACAGGGCGCACGCGCGGCCGCTTCCATTGCCAGCCTGATGATTGAAAAGTACCTGTTGGGCGGAACGAAACGGCCTTATATAGAACAGTATGTGTTAAACGGGCAATTTTTGTATTGA